The nucleotide sequence AGGAGCATCAAGCGCACTTTCTTGAAGGGTTATCTGGTTATAATCATCGGTATTCATAAAGTGATAGGTTTCGCCTTCGGCGTACAAAAATTGGTAGGTACGGGTCTCTACCCGTACATCCTCAATTTTATGGCCTGCAGAGAAAGTATTGTCCAATACCTTTCCCGAAGAAACGCTCTTCAACTTTGTACGAACAAAAGCCGGCCCTTTACCGGGTTTTACGTGTAAAAACTCAATGATTTTATATATATCGTTATTATAACGGATACAAAGTCCTTTTCTAATATCTGATGTTGATGCCATTTCTAATTTACTGTTTTATTAACGATCTTTAACGGAGGCCACCTTTATCCTGCAATGATTTGGTTCCCCCCCCTAAGTTCTAATGATTAATTATTGCTAAAATACCCCTTCATGATTCCACGCTGGGAATCCCTTATAAATTGAAGGATCTCGTCCCTTTCGGGCGTTGCTTCCATTTCAGCCTCTATAATTTGGGTTGCCTGTGAATTGTTGTAGTGTTTTTGATAAAGAATACGATAGATATTCTGGATTTCACGGATTTTTTCCGAAGGAAAACCACGTCTACGCAAGCCTACAGAATTGATTCCTACGTAGGACAAAGGTTCACGGGCCGCCTTCACGAAGGGAGGTACATCTTTTCTTACCAATGACCCACCCGTAACAAAGGCATGTTGCCCCACTGACACGAATTGATGCACGGCTACCAAGCCTGCCAGAATAACGTTGTCTCCAATGGTAACATGACCCGCAAGGGTCGAATTGTTTGAAAAGATACAATTATCCCCTACAATGCAATCGTGAGCTATATGACAATATGCCATAATCAGGCAGTTCTTACCTATTACGGTCTTATGTCTATCGGAGGTACCTTTATGAATGGTGGCACACTCACGAATGGTGGTGTTGTCTCCAATGGTTACAATAGTGTCTTCTCCGTTATATTTTAAATCTTGGGGCGGAGCGGAAATCACGGCACCTGGAAAAATATTACAATTCTTCCCAATACGTGCGCCTTCCATTATGGTTACATTAGAACCGATCCAAGTGCCATCACCTATCGTTACATTATTATGAATTGTGGTAAAAGGCTCTACCACAACGTTTTTAGCAATTTTTGCGCCCGGGTGAATATAGGCAAGGGGTTGGTTCATACTATTTCTTTTTTACGATTTGAGCCATCATTTCAGCTTCACAGACCAATTTCCCATTGGCATAGGCATAAGCCTGCATATGACATATACCCCTACGGATAGGCGAAATCAAGCTACAGTGAAAAATAAGCGTATCACCGGGCAATACTTTTTGTTTGAACTTTACATTGTCTATTTTCATAAACAGAGTAAGATAGTTCTCTGGATCCGGAACCGTACTAAGCACCAAGATACCCCCCGTCTGCGCCATAGCCTCTACCTGAAGAACCCCTGGCATTACCGGTGCTCCCGGAAAGTGACCTACAAAGAAAGGCTCGTTCATGGTAACGTTTTTCATACCCACAACGTGGCTATCGGAAAGTTCCAAAATACGGTCGATCAACAAAAATGGAGGCCTATGTGGCAACATATCCATAATCTGATGGATATCCATTAGAGGCTGCTTGTCCAAGTCGTACTTCGGTACGCTATTTCGCTTTTCAAGTTTTATGATTTTCGCTATTTTTTTAGCGAATTGGGTATTCACATGGTGTCCCGGCTTGTTGGCTATTACCTTTCCGCGAATTCGGGTACCGGCCAAGGCCAAATCACCGATTACGTCAAGTAGTTTATGCCTTGCGGCCTCATTGGGCTGATGCAAGGTAAGGTTATCCAATATTCCATTGGGCTTAACCGAAAGCTTCTTTTTATTGAAGGCATTTTCAAGCTTGCGCATGGTTTCCTCGGAAATTTCCTTGTCAACATACACGATAGCATTGTTCAGATCACCGCCTTTTATAAGTCCGTTTTCCAAAAGCATCTCCAATTCATGAAGGAAGCTAAAGGTACGGGCCTCCGAGATTTCATCCTTAAAATCGGACAATCGCTCTAAGGTGGCATTCTGCGTTCCCAACACTTTAGTACCAAAGTCTACCATGGTAGTCACTTGGTAATTCTCTGCCGGAATAACGGTAATTTCACTACCCGTTGCCTCATCTTTGTATGAGATTACGTCTTTTACGATATACTCTTCCCTTTCCGCGTTCTGTTCTTCAACACCTGCTTCTTCCAAGGCTTCTACAAAGAATTTTGACGAACCATCCATAATGGGAGGTTCGGGAGCATCGAGTTCAATGAGGACATTGTCGATTTCCATACCTACCAAAGCGGCCAATACATGCTCTGAAGTCTGTATTTTAACCCCTCTCTTTTCCAAGTTGGTACCTCTTTGTGTGTTCACCACATAGTTGGCATCGGCCTCAATAATAGGCTCACCCTCTAAGTCTACCCTCTTGAACGCGTACCCGTGATTCTCTGCTGCGGGAACAAATTTCATGGTTACTTCTGCGCCGGTGTGAAGACCCACGCCTTTTAAAATAACCTCTTTCTTAATGGTTCTCTGTTTCATTCTTGTATTGATCGCTGTAGTTTTTTTCCAGTTCGTCAATTCTATTTAAAATCTTCGGTAAATTCTTGAAGTAAACATACGACTTATTGTAGTCACCATAATTCAAGGCAGGGGATCCCTGTAATACCTCATTACTCTTTATATTTCGACCAATACCCGATTGGGCCTGGATTTTAACATTGTCTCCTATCGTAATATGGCCAACGATACCGACCTGCCCACCGATCATACAGTGCTTACCTATCTTGGTAGACCCTGCAATGCCTGTTTGTGCGGCAATAACGGTATGCTCCCCGATTTCCACGTTATGTGCTATTTGAATCTGGTTGTCTAGTTTGACGCCCTTTCTCAAAATCGTGGAACCTAAAGTAGCCCTATCTATAGTGGTACCAGCTCCTATATCAACGTTATCTTCAAGGATAACATTACCCGTCTGGGGCACTTTTTGAAATTCACCGTCTTTATTCGGGCTAAATCCAAAGCCATCCGCACCTATAACGACACCGCTATTAATGACACAATTGTTTCCTATAACCGTTTCGGAGTAAATTTTGGCCCCGGCAAATATAGTAACGTTGTTGGCAATGCTAACATTGTCGCCAATGTATACATTAGGATGTATTTTTACATTATCCCCAATGGTAACGTTATTACCCAGATAGGAAAAAGCACCGAGGTAGAAATCCGCACCATATTTGGCCGTCTCCGATTTAAACACCGGTTCCTCTATTCCTGTTTTGTTATTCTTTACCTGATTGTAGAACTCCAAAATTTTTGAAAAGGCCTCGTAAGCATCATCCACCTTGATAAGAATGGTCTCGAGCTCGTGCTCAGGAACGAAATCTTTATTCACTATAGTAACGGATGCCTTCGTGGAATATATATATGAAGTATACTTGGGATTTGCCAAAAAGGTCAATGCACCTTCCTCGCCCTCTTCTATCTTGGCCAATTTATGAACGGTCACCTCTGGGTTTCCGTGTAGTTCTCCTTCTAAAATACCTGCAATTTGACCTGCTGTAAATACCATGAGCACAAAAGTAAGAAAAATTGTTAAACAGAATCTTTGGGATAACAGATATAATATTTGGTAACTGTTTTTGAGAGCGCTTTCAGATTCAACTGATCGGAAGCCTTTGCTACATCAATAAGCTTCTTGTTCTTTCTTAAAATATTGATGTTCTGGTGATGACGATCGTAGGCCCGGTTTTCGATCACCCCCTTAAAAACAAAATACGCCGCCTCACTTTCCGTAAGCTTATATTTTTCTTTTACACGTGATGTATGCTTTTGAAAAACGGTATCGGCTATAGGACTATTCTTCAATTTCACCTTAAGGAACCGACGATTTATCAACATTTCACAGAGCTTGGAAAGGATGAAATCATCGTGATCTTGCCATGATTTTATGGCCCCCAAGACATCAACATCGTCAAGTTTTGAAAAAATATTCAATATTTTAAGATCAAAATTTTCCTTTTCGATACGGTGCTCCATAAAAAAGCGAAGGGCATCGCTACATACAATAATCTGCCCCTCTCCCATAATTTCTTTGGCCCGCTTGAGAATTCGGATCAATAACTGTTCGGCCACAATACCCGTTTTGTGCAGATAAACCTGCCAATACATAAAACGACGGGCCATCAGAAATTTCTCGACGGAATAAATTCCTTTTTCCTCAACCACCAGGTTACCACCGACTACGTTAAGCATGGTAATCAATCGTTCCGAATTGATGTTACCTTCGGCTACACCGGTATAAAAACTGTCACGCTTCAAATAATCGAGTCGGTCCATATCCAGTTGGCTCGACACCAACTGGTTCAAAAAGTGTTTTTCGTACTGCCCCCTAAAAATTGAAATGGCCATCGATAGCCGACCATCAAAGATTTCGTTCAAGGCGTGCATAAACTGCAATGAAATATATTCATGGTCCGTACTCTCAACTATGCTGTGTTCCATGGCATGGGAAAACGGTCCGTGCCCGATGTCGTGCAAAAGGATGGCACAACAAAGGCCTTCCTCCTCTTCTTCGGTAATATCGACTCCTTTATACTTCAAAACCTGTAAGGCCTTCTGCATAAGATGCATAGAACCCAAGGCATGATGAAACCTTGTATGGTGCGCCCCTGGATAAACCAGATACGACAGTCCCATTTGGGAAATCCTCCTCAAACGTTGAAAGTAAGGATGCCCGATCAAGTCGAATATTAGTCCGTTAGGAATTGTAATAAATCCGTAAATTGGATCATTAAAAATTTTAAGCTTTCTAGAATTTATCAAAATGGCTGTTGCTTTGCAATGTTCACAGTGGTAAAGTTAGTCAAAAGAGAAAGTAATAAACTCGGTAAATTAATATTTTGATGGCATAAGCAGGTTTAAAATCATAAATTTCGCCATCAAGAAACGAAGCAATACTATAATTGAATGAATAAAATCACCATATTATGGGTAGATGATGAAATCGATCTACTCAAACCGCATATTATATTCCTCCAAGGAAAAAATTACGATGTTATTACCTGCCAGAGCGGCCAAGAAGCCCTGGAAGAGCTACAGCAATCTCAAGTAGACATTGTTTTTTTGGACGAAAATATGCCCGGCATCTCAGGACTGGAAACCTTGGCGGAGATTAAAAAAATAGATTTATCGCTCCCCGTGGTAATGATAACCAAGAGCGAGGAAGAATTCATTATGGAAGAGGCCATCGGTTCCAAAATTGCCGATTACCTAATAAAACCGGTTAATCCGAACCAGATTCTTTTATCCTTAAAGAAAAATTTAGACCATTCGCGTTTGGTTTCCGAAAAAACCACCTCTAACTATCAACAGGAGTTCCGAAAAATTGCCATGGACCTTTCCATGGTAAATTCCGTGGAAGAATGGGTAGACCTATACAAGCGACTGATCTATTGGGAACTTCGGCTCGAAGACATCGAAGACAGCAGTATGTTCGAAATTCTCGAATCACAAAAAGCCGAAGCCAACACCCATTTCGGGAAATTCGTCGAGCGAAATTACGAAAGCTGGTTCGACGGCGACGGCCCCGTACTCTCCCACAGCTTGTTCAAAGAACTCGTCCAACCCGAATTAAAAGAAGGCCCTACCCTACTTCTTGTAATCGACAACCTACGCTATGACCAGTGGTACGCCTTTGAAGACACCGTGAGTTCATTCTACAAAAAGAACAAGGAAGAATCGTATTTCAGCATTTTACCTACCGCTACCCAATATGCGCGTAACGCCATTTTTTCTGGCCTAACCCCATTGGCCATGGAAAAAAAGCATCCCGATTGGTGGAAAAACGATACGGAAGAAGGCGGAAAAAATCTGTATGAAGCCGATTTCTTAGGAGCGCAAATCAAGCGACTAGGACTTGACATAAAATGGGAGTACCACAAAATCAGCACCCTTAAACAAGGTAAAAACCTATCGCAAAATTTCAAATCGCAAAAAGACAACGACCTCACCGTACTCGTGTACAACTTTGTGGATATGATCTCACATTCAAAAACAGAGATGGAGGTCATAAAAGAATTGGCCAGCAACGACAAGGCCTACCGATCGCTTACCCAGAGTTGGTTCAAGAACTCTCCATTACTAGAGATAATACAACAGGCCCAACAGATGGGCATGAAGCTGATCATCACCACCGACCACGGAACGATCAACGTAAAACAGCCTTCAAAGGTCATCGGGGACAAGGAAACAAGCCTCAACCTTAGATATAAGACCGGAAGAAGCCTGACCTACGAAGAAAAGGACGTTTTGGCCGCCAAAGACCCGACCGAGATCCATTTGCCGCGTATCAACATGAGTAGTTCGTTTATATTCGCAAAAAACGATTTATTTTTTGCCTACCCCAACAACTACAACCATTACGTTAGCTACTACCGAAACACCTATCAACATGGCGGAATCTCATTGGAAGAAATGATAATCCCCTTTGTAGTCCTATCCCCCAAATAACCTTTATATATCATGGAGACTATCTATACAGAAAGTGAAATCGACAAGGTTGCGGCAGCGGTAATCGCCAAGGCCCCTAACAAAACACTTCTCTTCCGCGCCCCTATGGGAGCCGGAAAAACCACCCTGATCAAAGCTATCGCCAAAAACCTTGGGGTAAGTGACGCGGGCAATAGCCCCACTTTCGGCATTGTAAACGAATACCAAAACGAAAACGGCCAACTACTGGCCTATCATTTTGACTTTTACCGCTTGAACGATGAGACCGAGGCTTTGGACATGGGATTGGAAGACTACCTAAACCAAGACGCCTATATCTTTATAGAATGGCCCGAAAAAATCGAGTCCTTTCTTCCCATTGACAGTACCGAAATAGAGATAGAAATAATAGATATACACACAAGGCGAATTAAGCTAAAAGAGTAAGGCTTAGGGTAAAAAGTAAAAAACATCGTTCTATATTGAAATTTATTGTATAAAACTTGTTAAATTAGACCAAGTACAATTCTTTCGGACAAAATGCTCTTTTTTAACATTTAAAGACGTACGATCAGAGATTTTTTTTCCTACATTTGAGAGAAATAACTAATTAATGTACAATTTAAACCCCCTAAAAATGAAAAAACTAGCGTTTGGCCTTTTGGCATGTGTAACCTTGTTAGCCGTATCTTGTGATTCATCAACTGCCGATGAAGATTCAGTATATGAACAAGGAGTGGATAAGAGAAAAATCCCATCACAAGCGAATAAAGGTTTTGTAGACAAAACAAAAATTCCTTCCCAAGCCAAAAAACAGAGCTTTGTTGACAAAACAAAAATTCCTTCCCAAGCCAGAAAATAACAGGCTTGAAAAAAAATAAATATATTTCAAAGGGTAATCAATAAATTACCCTTTTTTTCGTTTCAAGAACTAAGCAATGGCCATTCTTGAAAAATACAATGCAAAACGAACACCCAGAAACTAGGAAAAAAGCGCGTAAAAAAATCCTCATGGACACCATTGGGGTCCTTCTTATCATACTTTCTCCTTTTGTTTTCAAACTACACCAATACCTACCGAGTGAACCTAATGCTACCATAAATATTCTAGGACTGGAAATCAACAATCATGGTTTTGCAGACCTAAATACGTTCGCTTGGTTTTTACTTAGTAAAATTGTCCCTTTTTATTTATTCATCCTTTGGTTTCTAACTTGCAAACATTGGTGGTACCATATTATTTTAATCCCGGCAACCATGTACGCATTTCAGATATACGAAGTACTGTATTCCGAAGACAACATTGTAGACACCAAAAATATTATTTGGCTTTTACCTGTATGTATGGTGGTAATCCCCCTAGTTTACTTCATCAGGATCAAACTCGTAGACAAATATGTGCACGGAATCGATTTAGAAGCTATGGAAGCTGAACTTACTGCCTTAAAGAAAAAACAGGCCTCACGTGAAGAAAATGCCAAGCTCGATAAATTCATCTCTTCCGAAACTGCGGATAAGGTCGATGAAGACGGGAATACCGAAGACACCGACAAGGTCGCGCAACTCAATACAGAGAAAGGCAATTCCTTTAAACAGGCACAGCATAGAATATCTAACTGGCTGCAATTTAAATTTTAAAACCACCACATTTTTGGACCGTTGAATCGACCAATACTACCAAAAATCCAACAAATTATCGTATTTTTACTGCTGATCGATTAAGATACGATTAGAAGAAAAACTATGGATCAACCACCTTCTCCTTTCAGTAAGCAACAGCTGCTTCCACAAGAGGAAACTCTGGAAGTTCTTCGTCAAAAAGGAGAGCTTTTTATAGGCATTCCCAAAGAAAACCAATATCAGGAACAGCGCGTCTGCCTAACCCCTGACGCAGTTAATGCCATTACATCGAACGGACACCGGGTCCTTATCGAATCCGGGGCCGGGGAAGGCGCCAATTATACCGATTTAGAATACACCAATGCCGGAGGCGAAATAACCCGAGACACCAAGAAAGTTTTTTCTTGTCCGCTCTTACTAAAGGTAGAGCCCCCTACACTCTTGGAAATCGAAATGATGAATCCGCAAGCGACCATTATTTCCGCCCTGCAAATCAAAACCCAGAGTAAGGCCTATTTTGAAAAAATGGCCAAGAAAAGAATTACCGCCATCGCCTTTGAATACATACGGGACGATGATGGAAAATACCCTGCCGTACGCTCATTAAGTGAGATTGCCGGAATATCTTCGGTTCTTATCGCTTCGGAGATCATGGCCGCTACCAACGACGGTAATGGACTCATGTTCGGAAACATAAGCGGGGTACCCCCTGTAGAGGTCGTCATTATCGGCGCCGGGACCGTCGGTGAGTTTGCCGCCCGTTCAGCTTTAGGACTTGGAGCCAACGTAAAGATTTTTGATAATTCCATCTCTAAACTACGCAGCATTCAATCGAACCTTAGGCAAACGGTATACACCTCTACCATTCAACCTAAGAACCTATTGAAATCACTGAAACGTTGTGATGTCGCCATTGGCGCTACCCGAGGAAAGGACCGGTCTCCCGTGGTGGTCACCAGCAGCATGGTAGAACATATGAAAAAGGGCGCCGTTATTATTGATGTCAGCATCGATATGGGCGGTTGCTTTGAAACCAGTGTACTTACCACACACAACAAACCCACCATTGAAAAATATGGCGTAATCCACTACGGCGTACCCAATATTCCTTCGAGATACCCAAAAACGGCCACGTTATCGATCAGCAATATATTCACCCCATACTTATTGGAACTAGGAGAAAACGGAGGACTCGAAAATTCGCTTCGCTTTGACAAAGGCTTGCGAAACGGGCTATACATGTACCACGGTATACTGACAAACAAATCGGTAGGCGAATGGTTTGATTTACAGTACAGTGACATTAACTTTCTTATTTTTTAAAGCTTTATTTACGCATCTATGGCACTTGCCGATCATAGATAGAAGGTTTATTGCTATTTTTGCCTTCGCTTTGGATCATCGGACTTCAACAGTAAACACCCGACCAAGGAATCGACAAGAGCACTAATTTCAGCAATAACATAGAATGGATTTTTTAAAACGTTTGGGCTTTTACCTAGTAGGACTTTCCATAGGAATAGTTTTTTTAACCTTTTTCCTAAAGAAAAAATCGGAGGAAACCGGTACCGAGTTCTGCTATTTTCCGAATTGCAGAACCCTAAAGGACATTCGCTCGAAACCTATGTCCTATTCCGATAAAGTCAGCCAATTGTTTTTAGAAAAGAAAATCGACACCCTCGACATCCTCGATGTTTTAAGAAATGGCGACGTTGATTTTTCAAATAGCGAAACCAAGACTACGCCATGTAAAACCTACATTATAGAGGGCTCGATCAAAGAAAGGGAAGCCATTCTCAAAATTAGGAATTGCAGGGAAAAAGCACTTTTAGAATCTATTTCCTACCCATAAAAAAACCCGAAAAAATCATCTTTCCGGGTCTTTTATTTTCTATATTTTTCTTCGTTGCCGTTCCTTTTTTAGAAGGGACAGCTCACGAGTCGTCTGCCCGGCCACCGAAGTATTTTCTTCAGCACGGCGTATCAGATAAGGCATAACATCGCGCACAGGCCCGAACGGCAGGTACTTGGCCACATTGTAATCTTCATGGGCCAAGTTGAAGGATATATGATCGCTCATACCATATAACTGCCCAAACCAAACACGATTATCATTAGGGGCTATCCCTTTTTCAGCCATCAATGCCATCAGCTTATACGAGCTTTCCTCATTATGTGTTCCCGCAAAGATGGAAATCGAATCTAGATGGTTTACAATATACGCGACGGCATTATCAAAATTCTCATCGGTTTCTTTTTTCGAGGAACAAATAGGTGACCTATAGCCTTTCTCCTCCGCCCTTTCGTTCTCCTTTTCCATATAGGCGCCCCGTACAACTTTTACCCCGATTTTGAAGCCTTCCTGTTCGGCGCGTTTTTCCAATTGCTTCAAGTAGTCCAACCGATCCCAACGATACATCTGAAGGGTATTGAACACTATGGCCTTTTCCTTATTGTACTTGCGCATCATTTCCTCCACAAGCTGATCCGCGGCATCTTGCATCCAGCTTTCTTCGGCATCGATAAGCAGGGAAACATCTAGATCATGGGCTTTTTTACAGGTCTTATCAAATCGGTTCACCACCCTTTCCCACTCTTCCTGCTCTTTATCGGATAGCGATTTCCCTTCCGACAGTTTTTGAAAAAGGGCAAACCTACCATATCCCGTAGGCTTAAAAACCGCAAATGGAATAGCATCTTTTTCCTTTACAAAATCCAACACTTTTAAAATCATATCCATAGCATCATCAAAAGGATCTTCCGTATCCTTTCCCTCTACCGAATAATCTAAAACGCTACATACATTTTTAGTGTACATCTTATCCACTACCGGCATACAATCCTTTTCACTGACCCCTCCACAGAAATGATCAAAAACCGTTGCCCGTATCAACCCTTCAACGGGAAGATGGGCCTTAATCGCAAAATTCGTCATTGCGGTACCGATCCTGACCAAAGGCTCATTGGCGATCATCCGGAACAAAAAATAGGCACGTTCCAGTTCGGAGTCCGTTTTCAAGGCAAAAGCCGTTGCAGTATCTTCAAAAATTCGTTTCATTTATTATGATTTCTAGCGGGACCAAATATAAAGACAGAATTTGTATTCTTTAGAGAAAAAATATGCTTTATTTTGTGAATTGGTCATTAAAATTATCACCGCGATAGCGGAAGCAAAAAATCAACCTTTAATGCAATCTATAACATCATCATCTTACGCCGTACATTTTAACCAAAGGGCTTACGACGCCCTGAACACCCACTTGTCGGAAAAAACCTATTCCAAAATATTCATTTTGGTAGACGAAAATACGCATACACATTGTCTGCCCAATTTTTTGGCACAGGTTCGCGGCGATTATGATTTTGAGATTATAGAGATCGAATCTGGGGAAGAAAACAAGAATATCGAAACCTGCACCGGCGTCTGGAACGCTTTATCGGAACTCGACGGTGACCGAAAAAGCCTGGTCATCAACCTAGGTGGCGGGGTACTTACGGATTTAGGGGGATTTGTAGCATCGACCTTTAAAAGAGGAATAGATTTCATAAACGTACCTACCACCCTGCTTTCTATGGTAGACGCTTCCGTGGGCGGAAAAACGGGGGTCGACCTTGGGCCCTTAAAAAACCAAATAGGCGTAATCAACCAGCCGCAAATGGTCTTGATCATCACCAGCTTCTTACAGACCTTGGAAGAAAGACAACTGCGTAGCGGTTTTGCCGAAATGCTGAAGCACGGCCTTATTCAAAACAAAGCATACTGGGAAGCCCTTAAAAAAGTACAAGACTTTATCCATATAGACGATTTGATATATGACTCCGTAGTCATTAAAAACGAGGTTGTCTTACAAGATCCGACCGAACAAAACCTTAGGAAAATACTGAATTACGGTCACACCCTAGGGCACGCCATTGAATCGTATTTTCTTGAGAGCAAGACACACAAAACACTTTTGCATGGCGAGGCCATCGGTATCGGAATGATTTTGGAAGCCTACCTATCAAAAGAATTACTCGGCCTCCCCGAAGAAGAGCTTAAGGACATCAAGTCAACTTTTCTTTCGTACTACGACAAGGTCGTTTTCAGCAAAGAGAATATCACTACGATTCTTTCGCTTTTGAAATTCGACAAGAAAAATTCACATGGCAACATCAATTTTGTTCTACTATCGGCCATAGGAACACCGGAAATAGACATTACCATTCCCGATGAACTGTACGAAGGAGCCTTCGCTTACTACGCTGATCACTAGCTACATATACTAATATTCGATTTTGACAACTCTTTCACGCATTCACTAAAAAAATTATATAGTTTAGGTAGGGATTTCTAACCCAAATCAATTAATCGACCCAAAGCATCGGGTCTAAAAACCGACCTACCATGTTACGAAAATTAGTAGATTACCAAAAACTAGACCATCAGTTAGCCGCGTTGCTCATTGAAACATACCCCAACGGCTATGGAGACGATGACATCATCATTTTCAAAAACCTAAAAGGAGAAATTGTTGAGGCCGTAGAAATAAGGACTTCCGACACTATTTACCTCGTAAAGATCAGCAAGAGCCTTTCTAATTTTATCGCCAATTTTGAGGAGAACATGGAAAAGGAACTCGAAGACAAGGAATCTCCTATTCTAGACGAGTCAAAACATCAAGATTTTGAATTGGAAAATTCCTCCGAAAACGACCCGGAAGAATTAGACTAAAGCCCACCTCAAAAAAAACTTATAGCAAATAACGTTCCCGTAAAATATTACGGTGGTGTTTTTGATGTCCACAGATAACGAATCCCAGTGAAGCAACGCTCCACGGCAAGTTACTGGCAAACCCCTCACGGCCTAGAATTGACGGGTCAAAACTTCTATAGAGCGATATAGTCGACTCCCTCACGGTCCGATATTCTTCTATGATACTTTCTTTTGTACGCTTTTCCGCTTCGGAATTGGGCACGTACAAATCTTGATCAAATCCTGGCAAGGACGTTTGATCCCCTCTTGAAAACCGAAGGGCACGATATTGAAACACACGTTCCGAATCGATGATATGCAAAAGTACTTGGGCCATCGTCCACTTATCCTGGCCATAGGCATATGACATTTTATCGTCAGGAATGCTTTCGATGAATTTTGGGAAATTATCCAATTGTCTCTCGAGCATATCCAAAAGCTCCACATCACCCAACACATCAATATAAGCCTTGTAAAAGGGTGCCGGTTTCGTCAGTACTATATCGGAAGTTCTCATAGGGTGGGTATAAATAAAAATTCCCGAGCAGTTCAACCACCCGGGAATTTATGATTATCTCAACAGGCAGTTCTACAATTCGTTAAAAATCGTATGCATCAACCTCTTTTTATCATTTATGCTTTCCTCAAGGGAAATCATGGTTTCCGTACGACTGATTCCATCGATATCGTCGATCCTAAAAATAATGTTCTTGGCATGATTGGTATCTTTTGCCCTAATCTTGCAAAAGATATTGAATTTACCCGTAGTGATATGCGCTACAGTTACATTCGGAATTTGCTCCAATCGCTCCAAAACGAATTTCGTCTGATGTGTCTTTTCCAAAAAGATTCCTACATAAGCGATAAAGGCATACCCTAGCTTTACATAATCCAAGGTTAACGAAGATCCTTTTATAATACCTGCTTCTTCCATTTTCTTC is from Zobellia galactanivorans and encodes:
- the efp gene encoding elongation factor P, coding for MASTSDIRKGLCIRYNNDIYKIIEFLHVKPGKGPAFVRTKLKSVSSGKVLDNTFSAGHKIEDVRVETRTYQFLYAEGETYHFMNTDDYNQITLQESALDAPGLLKEGEVVKILFNTEDSMPLAVEMPASVILEVTYTEPGVKGNTATNATKPAKVETGAEVNVPLFINEGDKIKIETEKGTYMERVKE
- the lpxA gene encoding acyl-ACP--UDP-N-acetylglucosamine O-acyltransferase, which codes for MNQPLAYIHPGAKIAKNVVVEPFTTIHNNVTIGDGTWIGSNVTIMEGARIGKNCNIFPGAVISAPPQDLKYNGEDTIVTIGDNTTIRECATIHKGTSDRHKTVIGKNCLIMAYCHIAHDCIVGDNCIFSNNSTLAGHVTIGDNVILAGLVAVHQFVSVGQHAFVTGGSLVRKDVPPFVKAAREPLSYVGINSVGLRRRGFPSEKIREIQNIYRILYQKHYNNSQATQIIEAEMEATPERDEILQFIRDSQRGIMKGYFSNN
- a CDS encoding bifunctional UDP-3-O-[3-hydroxymyristoyl] N-acetylglucosamine deacetylase/3-hydroxyacyl-ACP dehydratase translates to MKQRTIKKEVILKGVGLHTGAEVTMKFVPAAENHGYAFKRVDLEGEPIIEADANYVVNTQRGTNLEKRGVKIQTSEHVLAALVGMEIDNVLIELDAPEPPIMDGSSKFFVEALEEAGVEEQNAEREEYIVKDVISYKDEATGSEITVIPAENYQVTTMVDFGTKVLGTQNATLERLSDFKDEISEARTFSFLHELEMLLENGLIKGGDLNNAIVYVDKEISEETMRKLENAFNKKKLSVKPNGILDNLTLHQPNEAARHKLLDVIGDLALAGTRIRGKVIANKPGHHVNTQFAKKIAKIIKLEKRNSVPKYDLDKQPLMDIHQIMDMLPHRPPFLLIDRILELSDSHVVGMKNVTMNEPFFVGHFPGAPVMPGVLQVEAMAQTGGILVLSTVPDPENYLTLFMKIDNVKFKQKVLPGDTLIFHCSLISPIRRGICHMQAYAYANGKLVCEAEMMAQIVKKK
- the lpxD gene encoding UDP-3-O-(3-hydroxymyristoyl)glucosamine N-acyltransferase — encoded protein: MVFTAGQIAGILEGELHGNPEVTVHKLAKIEEGEEGALTFLANPKYTSYIYSTKASVTIVNKDFVPEHELETILIKVDDAYEAFSKILEFYNQVKNNKTGIEEPVFKSETAKYGADFYLGAFSYLGNNVTIGDNVKIHPNVYIGDNVSIANNVTIFAGAKIYSETVIGNNCVINSGVVIGADGFGFSPNKDGEFQKVPQTGNVILEDNVDIGAGTTIDRATLGSTILRKGVKLDNQIQIAHNVEIGEHTVIAAQTGIAGSTKIGKHCMIGGQVGIVGHITIGDNVKIQAQSGIGRNIKSNEVLQGSPALNYGDYNKSYVYFKNLPKILNRIDELEKNYSDQYKNETENH
- a CDS encoding HD domain-containing protein, which translates into the protein MINSRKLKIFNDPIYGFITIPNGLIFDLIGHPYFQRLRRISQMGLSYLVYPGAHHTRFHHALGSMHLMQKALQVLKYKGVDITEEEEEGLCCAILLHDIGHGPFSHAMEHSIVESTDHEYISLQFMHALNEIFDGRLSMAISIFRGQYEKHFLNQLVSSQLDMDRLDYLKRDSFYTGVAEGNINSERLITMLNVVGGNLVVEEKGIYSVEKFLMARRFMYWQVYLHKTGIVAEQLLIRILKRAKEIMGEGQIIVCSDALRFFMEHRIEKENFDLKILNIFSKLDDVDVLGAIKSWQDHDDFILSKLCEMLINRRFLKVKLKNSPIADTVFQKHTSRVKEKYKLTESEAAYFVFKGVIENRAYDRHHQNINILRKNKKLIDVAKASDQLNLKALSKTVTKYYICYPKDSV